One region of Streptomyces subrutilus genomic DNA includes:
- a CDS encoding amino acid permease, translating to MSQSTITPPGQQAPPQTGAGSPLGNGLKQRHLSMIALGGVIGAGLFVGSGAGIAAAGPSIVLAYAASGILVMFVMRMLGEMSAANPASGSFSVHAERAIGPWAGFTAGWMFWTLLCVGVAIEAIGAAHIMTGWFPGTPSWMWVLVFMAVFCGSNLAAVSHFGEFEFWFAALKIGAIALFLGLGVLAVLGVLPGTGSPGTANLLHDGGFLPNGVEGLLVGLLASVVAYGGLETVTIAAAESENPVKGVATAVKTTMWRIAVVYVGSMLVIVTLLPWNDPAVTADGPYAATLDHLGIPAAGQIMNVVILIALLSAMNANIYGSSRMAYSLVARGQGPKALGKVTGRVPRRAVLASSGFGFVTVLLSYWYPDTLFAWLLNMVGGVILIVWGFIAVSQFVLRRRLEREDPQKLVVRMWGFPYLTWVALAGVAGVLALMALGEDTRVQVIFTGGLTLALAATGRVLQRRAAARA from the coding sequence ATGAGCCAGAGCACCATCACACCCCCCGGGCAGCAGGCGCCGCCGCAGACCGGCGCCGGATCCCCCCTCGGCAACGGACTGAAGCAGCGCCACCTCTCGATGATCGCCCTCGGCGGTGTCATCGGCGCCGGACTCTTCGTCGGGTCCGGCGCGGGCATCGCCGCCGCGGGCCCCTCGATCGTGCTCGCGTACGCCGCGTCCGGGATCCTGGTGATGTTCGTGATGCGGATGCTCGGCGAGATGTCCGCCGCCAACCCCGCCTCCGGCTCCTTCTCCGTCCACGCCGAGCGGGCCATCGGCCCCTGGGCCGGCTTCACCGCCGGCTGGATGTTCTGGACGCTGCTGTGCGTGGGCGTGGCCATCGAGGCCATCGGCGCGGCGCACATCATGACCGGCTGGTTCCCGGGCACCCCGTCCTGGATGTGGGTGCTGGTCTTCATGGCGGTCTTCTGCGGGTCCAACCTGGCCGCCGTCTCGCACTTCGGCGAGTTCGAGTTCTGGTTCGCCGCCCTCAAGATCGGCGCCATCGCGCTCTTCCTGGGCCTGGGCGTGCTGGCCGTCCTCGGCGTCCTGCCCGGCACCGGCTCCCCCGGCACCGCCAACCTGCTGCACGACGGCGGGTTCCTGCCCAACGGGGTGGAGGGCCTGCTGGTCGGCCTGCTGGCCTCGGTCGTCGCGTACGGCGGGCTGGAGACGGTGACCATCGCGGCCGCCGAGTCCGAGAACCCGGTCAAGGGCGTGGCCACGGCGGTCAAGACGACCATGTGGCGGATCGCGGTCGTCTACGTCGGCTCCATGCTGGTGATCGTCACCCTGCTGCCGTGGAACGACCCGGCGGTCACCGCGGACGGCCCGTACGCCGCCACCCTGGACCACCTGGGCATCCCGGCCGCCGGCCAGATCATGAACGTGGTCATCCTGATCGCCCTGCTGTCCGCGATGAACGCCAACATCTACGGCTCCTCGCGCATGGCCTACTCCCTCGTCGCCCGCGGCCAGGGCCCCAAGGCGCTGGGCAAGGTCACCGGCCGCGTGCCGCGCCGCGCGGTGCTCGCCTCCTCCGGCTTCGGCTTCGTCACCGTGCTGCTGTCGTACTGGTACCCGGACACCCTGTTCGCCTGGCTGCTGAACATGGTCGGCGGGGTCATCCTGATCGTCTGGGGCTTCATCGCCGTCTCGCAGTTCGTGCTGCGCCGCCGGCTGGAGCGGGAGGATCCGCAGAAGCTGGTCGTGCGGATGTGGGGGTTCCCGTACCTCACGTGGGTGGCGCTGGCGGGCGTGGCCGGGGTGCTGGCGCTGATGGCCCTGGGCGAGGACACCCGGGTCCAGGTGATCTTCACCGGCGGACTGACCCTCGCCCTCGCGGCGACCGGACGGGTCCTCCAGAGGCGGGCCGCCGCCCGCGCCTGA
- a CDS encoding superoxide dismutase: protein MAIYTLPELPYDYAALEPVINPQIIELHHDKHHAAYVTGANNTLEQLAEARDKENWGALNGLEKNLAFHLSGHILHSIYWHNMASPKTGEGGGEPTAADGLGDLADAITESFGSFAKFKKQLTFASSATQGSGWGVLAYEPVSGRLVVEQVYDHQGNVGVASTPILVFDAWEHAFYLQYKNQKVDFIEAMWNVVNWQDVSKRYADAKANTPLLIPAQG from the coding sequence ATGGCCATCTACACGCTTCCTGAGCTTCCGTACGATTACGCGGCGCTGGAGCCGGTGATCAACCCGCAGATCATCGAGCTGCACCACGACAAGCACCACGCGGCCTATGTGACGGGCGCCAACAACACGCTGGAGCAGCTGGCGGAGGCGCGCGACAAGGAGAACTGGGGCGCCCTCAACGGCCTTGAGAAGAACCTGGCGTTCCACCTCTCCGGCCACATCCTGCACAGCATCTACTGGCACAACATGGCCAGCCCGAAGACCGGCGAGGGCGGCGGCGAGCCCACCGCCGCCGACGGCCTGGGCGACCTGGCCGACGCGATCACCGAGTCCTTCGGCTCCTTCGCGAAGTTCAAGAAGCAGCTGACCTTCGCCTCCTCCGCCACCCAGGGCTCCGGCTGGGGCGTGCTCGCGTACGAGCCCGTCAGCGGCCGCCTCGTCGTCGAGCAGGTCTACGACCACCAGGGCAACGTGGGTGTGGCCAGCACCCCGATCCTGGTCTTCGACGCCTGGGAGCACGCCTTCTACCTGCAGTACAAGAACCAGAAGGTGGACTTCATCGAGGCGATGTGGAACGTCGTCAACTGGCAGGACGTCTCCAAGCGCTACGCCGACGCCAAGGCGAACACCCCGCTGCTGATCCCCGCCCAGGGCTGA
- a CDS encoding DsbA family protein — MSDTQVRGKTPVDFWFDPLCPWAWMTSRWMLEVEKVRDVEVRWHVMSLAVLNENKLDELPERYRELLGPKGWAPVRVVVAAQQKFGDEVTGKLYTELGTRIHNEGKGATREVIAEALAALALPAELLAYADSDEYDEVLRASHNDGIDRVGQEVGTPVISVPGADGADVAFFGPVVTPAPRGEAAARLWDGTLLVASTPGFYEIKRTRTEEPSFE, encoded by the coding sequence ATGTCCGACACCCAGGTGCGCGGGAAGACCCCGGTCGATTTCTGGTTCGACCCGCTGTGCCCCTGGGCCTGGATGACGTCCCGGTGGATGCTCGAGGTCGAGAAGGTCCGCGACGTCGAGGTCCGCTGGCACGTGATGAGCCTGGCCGTCCTGAACGAGAACAAGCTCGACGAACTGCCCGAGCGCTACCGCGAGCTGCTCGGTCCCAAGGGCTGGGCGCCGGTGCGCGTGGTCGTGGCGGCCCAGCAGAAGTTCGGTGACGAGGTCACCGGCAAGCTCTACACCGAGCTCGGCACCCGGATCCACAACGAGGGCAAGGGCGCGACCCGCGAGGTGATCGCCGAGGCGCTGGCGGCGCTCGCGCTGCCGGCCGAGCTGCTCGCGTACGCCGACTCCGACGAGTACGACGAGGTGCTGCGCGCCTCGCACAACGACGGCATCGACCGGGTCGGCCAGGAGGTCGGCACCCCGGTGATCTCGGTGCCCGGCGCCGACGGCGCGGACGTGGCCTTCTTCGGCCCGGTCGTCACCCCGGCCCCGCGCGGCGAGGCCGCGGCCCGCCTGTGGGACGGCACCCTGCTCGTCGCCTCCACCCCCGGCTTCTACGAGATCAAGCGCACCCGCACCGAGGAACCCTCCTTCGAGTAG
- the pepN gene encoding aminopeptidase N has product MPGENLSRDEARTRAELLSVDGYEVVLDVRSAVDEAEPAEGPRTFRSVTTIRFRAAVPGAATFADLIAPSVNSVTLNGRALDVAAVFDGVRIALDGLAAENVLVVDANCAYSRTGEGLHRFVDPEDGEVYLYTQYEPADARRVYANFEQPDLKAPYRFEVSAPEGWQVWSNGAEESREAGVWRFAETAPISTYITCVVAGPYHYVTDSYTRGDLTIPLGAMCRKGLAKHFDADDVFLVTKQGFDLFHEIFDYPYPFGKYDQAFVPEYNLGAMENPGMVTFREEYIFRGKVTQASYERRANVILHEMAHMWFGDLVTMKWWDDLWLKESFADFMGSFGLVEATRFDQAWVTFANSRKAWAYRADQLPSTHPITADIRDLEDAKLNFDGITYAKGAAVLKQLVAYVGREAFLEGARRYFKANAYGNTTLDDLLSVLAEVSGRDMAEWSRAWLQTAGVNVLTPMVTCDAGGRLTELAVLQEGDELRPHRVAVGLYRLEPDGTLVRYARAGTDVSGARTVVEELAGRERPDLVLVNDEDLTYCKVRFDEGSLATLRAHLGDLTDPLARALSWSALWNLTRDGLMPARDFISLVLAHAGRETDVGVLQMLHAQALTAITHYTAPGRREQVGRELAAGALHELRLADPGSEHQLTWARFFAASAATEGDFQLLLGLLEGSARIDGLEVDQELRWDLLLPLAAHGAVDEGALTAELARDDTASGKRHQVRCLAARPSAAVKDQAWAAVVESDALSNALVEATIAGMQQPSQRALLAAYAEPYFEVIERVWADRSIQIGMDVVKGLYPALSDPEPTLAATDAWLSGHPDAAPALRRLVIESRDDLARAWRAQRRDEASDN; this is encoded by the coding sequence GTGCCCGGAGAGAATCTGTCCCGCGACGAGGCCCGGACAAGGGCCGAACTGCTGTCCGTCGACGGGTACGAGGTGGTCCTCGACGTGAGGTCCGCGGTGGACGAGGCCGAACCGGCCGAGGGCCCCCGGACCTTCCGCTCGGTGACCACGATCCGCTTCCGGGCCGCGGTCCCCGGCGCCGCCACCTTCGCGGACCTGATCGCCCCCTCCGTGAACTCCGTGACCCTCAACGGGCGCGCGCTGGACGTGGCCGCCGTGTTCGACGGGGTGCGGATCGCCCTGGACGGCCTGGCCGCCGAGAACGTGCTCGTGGTGGACGCGAACTGCGCGTACAGCCGGACGGGCGAGGGCCTGCACCGCTTCGTGGACCCGGAGGACGGCGAGGTCTACCTCTACACCCAGTACGAGCCGGCGGACGCGCGGCGGGTGTACGCGAACTTCGAGCAGCCCGACCTGAAGGCGCCCTACCGCTTCGAGGTGTCCGCGCCCGAGGGCTGGCAGGTGTGGAGCAACGGCGCGGAGGAGTCGCGGGAGGCGGGGGTCTGGCGGTTCGCCGAGACCGCGCCGATCTCCACGTACATCACCTGCGTGGTGGCGGGCCCCTACCACTACGTGACGGACTCCTACACCCGCGGGGACCTGACGATCCCGCTCGGCGCGATGTGCCGCAAGGGGCTCGCCAAGCACTTCGACGCGGACGACGTCTTCCTGGTCACCAAGCAGGGATTCGACCTCTTCCACGAGATCTTCGACTACCCGTACCCCTTCGGGAAGTACGACCAGGCCTTCGTGCCGGAGTACAACCTGGGCGCCATGGAGAACCCGGGGATGGTGACCTTCCGCGAGGAGTACATCTTCCGCGGCAAGGTCACGCAGGCCTCGTACGAGCGGCGCGCCAACGTCATCCTGCACGAGATGGCGCACATGTGGTTCGGCGACCTCGTCACCATGAAGTGGTGGGACGACCTGTGGCTGAAGGAGTCCTTCGCGGACTTCATGGGCTCCTTCGGGCTGGTCGAGGCCACCCGCTTCGACCAGGCCTGGGTCACCTTCGCCAACAGCCGCAAGGCGTGGGCCTACCGCGCCGACCAGCTGCCGTCCACCCACCCGATCACGGCCGACATCCGTGACCTGGAGGACGCGAAGCTGAACTTCGACGGCATCACCTACGCCAAGGGCGCCGCGGTCCTCAAGCAGCTGGTCGCGTACGTGGGCCGGGAGGCGTTCCTGGAGGGCGCCCGGCGCTACTTCAAGGCGAACGCGTACGGGAACACCACCTTGGACGACCTGCTGTCGGTGCTCGCGGAGGTCTCCGGGCGGGACATGGCCGAATGGTCGCGGGCCTGGCTGCAGACGGCCGGGGTCAACGTGCTGACTCCGATGGTGACCTGCGACGCCGGCGGGCGCCTGACTGAGCTCGCGGTGCTGCAGGAGGGCGACGAGCTGCGGCCGCACCGGGTCGCGGTCGGCCTGTACCGGCTGGAGCCCGACGGCACGCTGGTCCGCTACGCGCGGGCCGGGACGGACGTGTCGGGCGCGCGGACCGTGGTCGAGGAGCTGGCGGGCCGGGAGCGGCCGGACCTGGTGCTGGTCAACGACGAGGACCTGACCTACTGCAAGGTCCGCTTCGACGAGGGCTCGCTGGCCACGCTGCGGGCGCACCTGGGCGACCTGACGGACCCGCTGGCGCGGGCGCTGAGCTGGTCGGCGCTGTGGAACCTGACGCGGGACGGGCTGATGCCCGCGCGGGACTTCATCTCGCTGGTCCTGGCGCACGCGGGACGGGAGACGGACGTCGGCGTGCTGCAGATGCTGCACGCGCAGGCGCTGACCGCGATCACCCACTACACGGCGCCGGGCCGGCGCGAGCAGGTCGGCCGGGAGCTGGCGGCGGGCGCGCTGCACGAGCTGCGGCTGGCGGATCCGGGCTCGGAGCACCAGTTGACGTGGGCCCGGTTCTTCGCGGCGAGCGCGGCGACCGAGGGCGACTTCCAGCTGCTGCTGGGGCTGCTGGAGGGGTCCGCGCGGATCGACGGGCTGGAGGTGGACCAGGAGCTGCGCTGGGACCTGCTGCTGCCGCTGGCCGCGCACGGGGCGGTGGACGAGGGCGCGCTGACCGCCGAACTGGCGCGGGACGACACGGCGTCGGGCAAGCGGCACCAGGTGCGGTGCCTGGCGGCGCGGCCGTCCGCGGCGGTGAAGGACCAGGCGTGGGCGGCGGTGGTCGAGTCGGACGCGCTGTCGAACGCGCTGGTGGAGGCGACGATCGCCGGTATGCAGCAGCCTTCGCAGCGGGCGCTGCTGGCGGCCTACGCGGAGCCGTACTTCGAGGTGATCGAGCGGGTGTGGGCGGACCGGTCGATCCAGATCGGCATGGACGTGGTGAAGGGGCTGTACCCGGCGCTGTCCGACCCCGAGCCGACCCTGGCCGCCACGGACGCCTGGCTGTCCGGCCACCCGGACGCGGCCCCGGCGCTCCGCCGCCTGGTGATCGAGTCCCGGGACGACCTGGCCAGGGCGTGGCGCGCGCAGCGCCGCGACGAGGCCTCGGACAACTAG
- a CDS encoding pyridoxamine 5'-phosphate oxidase family protein: protein MSSGAYHWGALAVQERVGVREAAEHVGRSIGTGIREVAAAFLGLQPHLVVGAADGAGRMWASLLTGAPGFVRATGPDRITVAGGPPEGDPLARALATGGTRVGTIALDPRTRRRMRLNGTLEVTGRGFAVHAEQVFSNCPKYLQKRQPLDLAAAGAGVVRRGDALTPDQERAVRAADTFFVATTAEADGVDASHRGGLPGFVEVSSPGELSWPDYAGNGMFLTLGNLTADPRAGLLFPDWESGALLQLSGRAHTRFGADGERRVRFRVESVVESAHPGRLRWSAPEYSPHLGSTTR from the coding sequence ATGAGCAGCGGCGCCTACCACTGGGGCGCGCTGGCCGTGCAGGAGCGGGTCGGCGTACGGGAGGCGGCCGAGCACGTCGGCCGCTCGATCGGCACCGGCATCCGGGAGGTCGCCGCGGCGTTCCTCGGCCTCCAGCCCCACCTGGTCGTCGGCGCCGCCGACGGCGCGGGCCGGATGTGGGCCTCGCTGCTCACGGGGGCGCCCGGTTTCGTACGGGCCACCGGGCCGGACCGGATCACGGTCGCCGGCGGACCACCGGAGGGCGACCCGCTCGCGCGGGCGCTGGCCACCGGGGGCACCCGGGTCGGCACCATCGCGCTCGATCCGCGCACCCGGCGCCGGATGCGGCTGAACGGAACCCTGGAGGTGACCGGACGCGGCTTCGCCGTGCACGCCGAACAGGTCTTCTCCAACTGCCCGAAGTACCTGCAGAAGCGGCAGCCGCTGGACCTCGCCGCCGCAGGAGCCGGTGTCGTGCGGCGCGGGGACGCGCTCACCCCCGACCAGGAGCGGGCCGTCCGCGCCGCCGACACCTTCTTCGTCGCCACCACGGCGGAGGCGGACGGGGTGGACGCCAGCCACCGGGGCGGGCTGCCGGGCTTCGTGGAGGTGTCCTCGCCGGGGGAGCTGAGCTGGCCGGACTACGCGGGCAACGGCATGTTCCTCACCCTGGGGAACCTGACGGCCGATCCGCGGGCCGGGCTGCTCTTCCCGGACTGGGAGAGCGGGGCGCTGCTCCAGCTCAGCGGCCGGGCGCACACCCGGTTCGGGGCCGACGGGGAGCGGCGCGTCCGCTTCCGCGTGGAGTCGGTGGTGGAGAGTGCGCATCCGGGGCGGCTGCGGTGGAGCGCCCCGGAGTACTCGCCTCACCTGGGGAGCACCACCAGGTAG
- a CDS encoding VOC family protein: protein MTSAISGLRTGHVGLNVTDLDRSLAFYRDALGFQVLGERKEEERRFAFLGQDGELVLTLWQQAEGAFAPGSAGLHHLALSATTIEDVRAFEQRLRSLGVEFAYEGVVAHGEGAASGGIFFHDPDGTRLEISVPVGAEDEPAPVAGAPTCGFFS, encoded by the coding sequence ATGACGAGCGCCATCAGCGGGCTCCGCACCGGCCACGTGGGTCTGAACGTCACCGATCTCGACCGGTCGCTCGCCTTCTACCGGGACGCCCTCGGCTTCCAGGTCCTGGGCGAGCGCAAGGAGGAGGAGCGCCGCTTCGCCTTCCTCGGCCAGGACGGTGAGCTCGTCCTCACCCTGTGGCAGCAGGCCGAGGGCGCCTTCGCCCCGGGATCGGCCGGGCTGCACCACCTCGCGCTCTCGGCCACGACCATCGAGGACGTGCGGGCCTTCGAGCAGCGGCTGCGCTCGCTCGGCGTGGAGTTCGCCTACGAGGGCGTCGTCGCCCACGGCGAGGGGGCCGCCTCCGGCGGCATCTTCTTCCACGACCCCGACGGCACCCGCCTGGAGATCTCCGTACCCGTCGGCGCAGAAGACGAGCCCGCCCCGGTCGCGGGGGCTCCGACCTGCGGATTCTTCTCATGA
- a CDS encoding CGNR zinc finger domain-containing protein produces MTAADPRPLTGEPVALDLLNTRWAGEGGPLDLFAGAAGLSRVEGLAVWLESTGLDGRFRADAPTLVHLLTAREALARAVADPADGSARALVDAVLEHGRIRPTLTAEGPGERAEFDDPTWGPAWTAARNYLELLDSAPGRIRKCASESCVLHFHDVSRNGTRRWCSMAACGNRAKASRHYARTRER; encoded by the coding sequence ATGACGGCGGCGGACCCACGACCCCTGACCGGGGAGCCGGTCGCCCTCGACCTGCTGAACACCCGATGGGCCGGCGAGGGCGGTCCGCTCGACCTCTTCGCGGGAGCCGCCGGGCTGTCCCGGGTCGAAGGGCTCGCCGTCTGGCTGGAGAGCACCGGCCTGGACGGCCGCTTCCGGGCCGACGCCCCGACCCTCGTCCACCTGCTGACCGCCCGCGAGGCCCTGGCCCGCGCGGTCGCCGACCCGGCCGACGGGAGCGCCCGGGCCCTGGTCGACGCGGTGCTGGAGCACGGCCGGATCCGGCCCACCCTGACCGCCGAAGGCCCGGGCGAGCGGGCCGAGTTCGACGATCCGACCTGGGGTCCGGCCTGGACGGCCGCCCGGAACTACCTGGAACTGCTGGACTCCGCCCCCGGCCGGATCCGCAAGTGCGCCTCCGAGAGCTGCGTGCTGCACTTCCACGACGTCTCGCGCAACGGCACCCGGCGCTGGTGCTCGATGGCCGCCTGCGGAAACCGGGCGAAAGCCTCTCGCCATTACGCGCGCACGCGCGAGCGCTGA